From one Nanoarchaeota archaeon genomic stretch:
- a CDS encoding DUF126 domain-containing protein: MELKARIISRGTASGELLISKDAISFYGGVDPNTGIVVEKGHALLGISIAGKVLYFPRGKGSTVGSYTLYRLKKNNKAPVAIINSECEPIVAVGAIISDIPLIDKVEIKKIESYNGKTVKVDANKGVLII, from the coding sequence ATGGAGCTAAAAGCGCGCATCATATCCCGCGGCACTGCCTCGGGCGAATTATTAATCAGCAAAGACGCGATTTCGTTTTACGGAGGCGTTGATCCAAATACAGGCATTGTTGTTGAAAAGGGACACGCGCTTCTCGGAATTTCAATTGCAGGAAAAGTGCTTTATTTCCCGCGCGGCAAAGGCTCTACAGTTGGCTCTTATACATTATATCGCTTAAAGAAAAACAACAAAGCACCAGTTGCAATAATAAATTCCGAATGCGAGCCCATAGTTGCAGTAGGCGCCATAATTTCTGATATTCCTTTAATTGATAAAGTTGAGATTAAAAAGATAGAATCATACAACGGCAAAACTGTTAAAGTAGATGCAAATAAAGGCGTCTTAATAATATGA
- a CDS encoding restriction endonuclease: protein MVNKSNSFTEKIIAILKEDFGEAYEDIFDKSLLIQYLNIKTRSAHSGSKSRSSFANIYVIYVLVEDYLKNDFHKNGGYKDYEGAIFTDLFRRQRELPFGQKLQNHAFNNRLNGEFKKYFPAAKYPPIISDVTTRRYWFNEKLLIVSSGKEKINIAETVIKIIDNYMAAKQSSFESFIKSCEEIIQLEGAENGKAIIFIKGLLAPNVDARLFEIASYSILKYYYHDQIIYFGFNLSNLKKQNLVLYKTGRTNANDGGIDFVMKPLGRFFQVTETTDVHKFLLDIDKIERYPITFVIKSESKVDVLLQKMEENAEEIYSVKAIVKKYMDCIEEVVNIPKLMDCLDIAIKNGYLKSIIHEIMIQSKVEFNLIDAEDLEKSDKKTY, encoded by the coding sequence ATGGTCAATAAATCTAATTCATTTACGGAGAAAATTATTGCAATTTTAAAAGAAGATTTTGGGGAGGCCTATGAGGATATCTTCGATAAATCTCTTCTGATTCAGTATTTGAATATTAAAACACGATCAGCACATAGTGGTTCTAAATCAAGGAGTAGTTTTGCTAACATTTATGTAATTTATGTTTTAGTAGAGGACTACCTTAAAAATGACTTTCATAAAAATGGAGGTTATAAAGACTATGAAGGGGCAATATTCACGGATTTATTCAGGCGGCAAAGAGAATTACCCTTTGGTCAAAAGTTACAAAATCACGCATTCAATAATAGATTAAATGGAGAATTTAAAAAATATTTTCCCGCAGCTAAATATCCTCCGATAATTAGCGATGTTACAACACGTCGTTATTGGTTTAATGAAAAGCTCCTTATTGTTTCTAGTGGGAAAGAAAAGATCAATATTGCTGAAACCGTTATTAAAATCATTGATAATTACATGGCTGCAAAACAGTCATCCTTTGAAAGTTTTATCAAATCATGTGAGGAGATTATTCAATTGGAAGGAGCAGAAAACGGGAAAGCGATTATTTTCATCAAGGGTTTATTAGCACCCAATGTTGATGCAAGACTTTTTGAGATTGCAAGTTACAGTATTTTGAAGTATTATTATCACGATCAAATCATATATTTTGGATTTAATTTGAGCAATCTTAAAAAACAAAATTTAGTTTTGTATAAAACTGGAAGAACTAACGCTAATGATGGTGGAATAGATTTCGTTATGAAACCGCTTGGTAGGTTCTTTCAAGTTACAGAAACAACGGATGTGCATAAATTTTTGTTGGATATAGATAAGATCGAAAGATATCCGATTACATTTGTAATAAAATCCGAAAGTAAAGTTGATGTATTATTACAAAAAATGGAAGAAAACGCAGAAGAAATATATTCTGTGAAGGCAATCGTGAAAAAGTACATGGATTGTATAGAGGAAGTTGTAAACATTCCAAAATTGATGGACTGTCTTGACATTGCGATTAAGAACGGGTATCTAAAGTCGATTATTCATGAGATCATGATTCAAAGTAAAGTAGAGTTTAATCTAATTGATGCAGAAGATTTGGAAAAATCCGATAAAAAAACATATTGA
- a CDS encoding isopentenyl phosphate kinase family protein, which translates to MKEVILLKIGGSLITDKAAKVPKVNQKNLARISKEISQGFNPEKQILAIVHGAGSFGHVIVKETGIHKGISNKEHLLAFAETQRLQNELNSDVCKELIKNKIPAMPFEPASTAVMDEGRLISLDTGALEGMLKIGLVPVLYGVPAYDIAQGCSILSGDQIITYLAKRLKASRIILATDVDGVFDADPNKNPKAKLIKEISRANFAEIARKISGSTNTDVTGGMFAKVKEIFEINGLTGEIINGNKQNNIKRALHGEKGIGTLIKA; encoded by the coding sequence ATGAAAGAAGTAATTTTGCTTAAAATCGGCGGCTCATTAATAACTGACAAAGCGGCGAAAGTTCCGAAAGTAAATCAAAAGAATCTTGCGCGAATCTCCAAAGAAATCTCGCAAGGATTCAATCCCGAAAAGCAAATTCTTGCCATAGTCCACGGAGCAGGCTCATTCGGGCATGTTATTGTCAAAGAAACTGGAATACATAAAGGCATATCAAACAAAGAGCATTTGCTTGCTTTTGCCGAAACCCAGAGGCTACAGAACGAACTAAACTCCGACGTCTGCAAAGAGCTGATAAAAAACAAAATTCCTGCAATGCCGTTTGAGCCGGCATCAACCGCAGTAATGGATGAAGGCAGGCTCATCTCGCTTGATACCGGCGCGCTTGAAGGAATGCTTAAAATCGGGCTTGTGCCTGTGCTTTACGGCGTTCCGGCATATGATATTGCGCAAGGCTGCTCAATTCTATCCGGAGACCAGATAATAACCTATCTTGCAAAAAGGCTGAAAGCTTCAAGAATAATACTTGCAACTGATGTTGACGGAGTATTTGATGCAGACCCGAATAAAAATCCGAAGGCAAAACTGATAAAGGAAATAAGCCGCGCAAATTTCGCAGAAATTGCCCGAAAAATATCCGGCTCAACAAACACGGACGTTACCGGCGGAATGTTTGCAAAAGTCAAAGAAATTTTTGAGATTAACGGGCTAACAGGTGAAATAATAAACGGCAATAAACAAAATAATATAAAGCGCGCACTTCACGGAGAAAAAGGCATTGGCACATTAATAAAAGCGTAA
- the yhdJ gene encoding adenine-specific DNA-methyltransferase, giving the protein MNDSLSFQENRQTFNFNTANISIQQIEKHNDVLNQTTNVLNFFELNGHNLMRGDALKILRTIPDNSVNLIFVDPPYNIGKNFNGYKDKWENDEKYMSWCYEWIDLCIQKLKDNGSMYLMGATQFMPYFDTYLRKKMDILARIIWHYDSSGVQAKKFYGSLYEPIIFAVKGKGDYVFNSKDILVEAKTGAKRKLIDYRKSIPTIYNSKKVPGNVWYFPRVRFKMSEYETHPSQKPESLLNRIILASSNVGDVVLDPFSGTFTTSAVAMKLNRKSIGIELDKDYFETGVNRLQNINKSINNNQKQQKLGVLHGQ; this is encoded by the coding sequence ATGAATGATTCTTTATCTTTTCAGGAAAATAGACAAACGTTTAATTTTAATACTGCAAATATTTCGATCCAACAAATCGAAAAACATAATGATGTATTGAATCAAACAACGAATGTTCTAAATTTTTTTGAGTTAAACGGTCATAACTTAATGAGGGGTGATGCGCTCAAAATTTTAAGAACGATACCAGATAATTCTGTTAATTTGATATTTGTGGATCCGCCGTATAATATCGGGAAAAATTTTAATGGATATAAAGATAAATGGGAAAACGATGAAAAATATATGTCATGGTGCTACGAGTGGATTGATTTATGTATTCAAAAGCTAAAAGATAATGGTTCTATGTATTTGATGGGTGCAACTCAATTTATGCCTTATTTTGACACATATTTAAGGAAAAAAATGGATATTCTTGCACGAATTATTTGGCATTATGATAGTTCGGGAGTTCAAGCAAAGAAGTTCTATGGTTCATTATACGAACCAATTATTTTTGCAGTCAAAGGTAAGGGTGATTATGTATTTAATTCTAAAGATATACTTGTGGAGGCAAAAACCGGCGCAAAACGAAAATTAATCGATTATAGAAAATCGATACCGACAATCTATAACAGCAAAAAAGTTCCGGGTAATGTGTGGTATTTTCCAAGAGTTCGTTTTAAAATGTCCGAATATGAAACACATCCATCGCAAAAACCGGAATCTTTATTAAATAGGATCATTTTAGCAAGTAGTAACGTTGGTGATGTTGTGTTAGATCCATTTTCAGGAACGTTCACCACATCTGCTGTTGCTATGAAATTAAACAGAAAATCAATTGGTATAGAATTAGACAAAGATTATTTTGAAACGGGTGTTAATCGACTTCAAAATATTAATAAATCTATAAATAATAACCAAAAACAACAAAAATTAGGTGTGCTTCATGGTCAATAA
- a CDS encoding tRNA (cytidine(56)-2'-O)-methyltransferase, with product MITVLRLSHRCARDARATTHVCLAARALGADEAIISGEHDEHILKSVSSLSSRWGGNFKIRYEEKGNKIIKKFKGVKVHLTMYGMPVQEKISEIKTAAKGKNLLIIVGGEKVPGEIYHAADYNIAVTSQPHSEVAALAIFMHEFFEGKELLKKFTRAKLAVMPMEKGKKVLGNM from the coding sequence ATGATAACCGTCCTTCGCCTCAGCCACCGCTGCGCGCGCGATGCGCGCGCAACAACGCACGTCTGCCTTGCAGCCCGCGCACTTGGTGCTGATGAAGCAATAATATCCGGCGAGCATGACGAGCATATTCTAAAATCCGTTTCTTCGCTGTCCTCGCGCTGGGGCGGGAATTTCAAAATCCGCTACGAAGAAAAAGGAAATAAAATAATCAAAAAATTCAAAGGCGTGAAAGTGCATCTTACTATGTACGGCATGCCTGTGCAGGAAAAAATCAGCGAGATAAAAACTGCGGCAAAAGGAAAAAACCTGCTGATAATCGTTGGTGGAGAAAAAGTTCCGGGCGAAATATATCACGCCGCAGACTACAACATTGCAGTAACCAGCCAGCCGCATTCAGAGGTTGCCGCACTTGCAATATTCATGCATGAATTCTTCGAAGGCAAGGAGCTTCTGAAGAAATTTACTCGGGCAAAACTTGCTGTTATGCCGATGGAAAAGGGAAAAAAGGTTCTGGGGAATATGTAA
- a CDS encoding UbiX family flavin prenyltransferase: MKIIVAITGASGATIGAKIVEALHDKKIETHVIVSEGAKVVLKHETNNSEEVLNKIKKNASFFYTEKDLAAPIASGSFKTDGMIVAPCSMKTLAAIAHGYSDNLITRAADVCIKQKRKLVIVPRETPFSSIHLENMLKLSNQDVWIIPAVYGLFFKPKNADDIEYYIAGKVLEAFDIAHNLYKRWQA, from the coding sequence ATGAAAATTATCGTAGCAATCACAGGCGCAAGCGGCGCAACAATCGGCGCAAAGATAGTCGAAGCTCTGCACGATAAAAAAATCGAGACGCACGTCATTGTTTCTGAAGGCGCGAAAGTTGTCTTAAAGCACGAAACAAACAATTCTGAAGAAGTTCTGAACAAAATCAAAAAGAACGCATCATTTTTCTACACCGAAAAAGACCTTGCCGCACCCATAGCATCAGGCTCTTTCAAAACCGACGGCATGATTGTCGCGCCGTGCAGCATGAAAACCCTTGCCGCAATTGCGCACGGATATTCTGATAATTTAATAACGCGCGCGGCAGATGTCTGCATAAAGCAGAAAAGGAAATTAGTAATAGTTCCGCGCGAAACCCCGTTCAGCTCGATTCATCTTGAAAATATGCTCAAACTCTCGAATCAGGATGTTTGGATAATTCCTGCAGTATACGGCCTTTTTTTCAAGCCGAAAAATGCCGATGATATAGAATATTATATTGCAGGAAAAGTGCTTGAAGCATTTGACATAGCGCACAATCTTTACAAAAGGTGGCAGGCATGA